A part of Gemmatimonas groenlandica genomic DNA contains:
- a CDS encoding SAM hydrolase/SAM-dependent halogenase family protein, producing MIAPAITLLTDFGTADGYVAEMKGVLTTLAPGIPLLDLTHDVPAQDVAFARLTVARYWRRFPVGTVHLVVVDPGVGTSREAIAVCSEGRYLVGPDNGVLSPALFALDARVVSLTVDVQASPTFHARDVFAPAAAQLARGVSIDMIGEPFTQPVRLRTAQPRRAPDGALHGEILTIDRFGNAITNLAARDGAAVQVGGHQVRVVRTYGEAAPGELVALVGSSGFVEIAVRDGHAAARLRLSRGQAVELAPVMR from the coding sequence ATGATCGCTCCCGCCATCACGTTACTCACGGACTTCGGCACCGCCGACGGCTACGTCGCCGAAATGAAGGGCGTCCTCACCACGCTAGCGCCCGGCATTCCGCTGCTCGATCTCACGCACGATGTGCCGGCGCAGGATGTGGCGTTCGCCCGTCTCACGGTTGCGCGCTACTGGCGTCGCTTTCCGGTGGGCACCGTGCACCTCGTGGTCGTCGACCCAGGCGTGGGCACGTCGCGCGAGGCGATCGCGGTGTGCAGCGAAGGGCGGTATCTGGTGGGTCCCGACAACGGCGTGCTGTCGCCGGCGCTGTTCGCGCTCGATGCACGTGTGGTTTCGCTCACCGTCGACGTGCAGGCGTCGCCCACCTTCCACGCGCGTGATGTGTTCGCGCCGGCGGCCGCGCAGCTGGCACGCGGCGTTTCGATCGACATGATCGGCGAGCCGTTTACGCAGCCCGTACGACTGCGCACGGCGCAGCCGCGCCGCGCTCCAGACGGCGCCCTGCACGGTGAGATCCTCACCATCGATCGCTTCGGCAACGCGATCACCAATTTGGCCGCCCGCGACGGCGCGGCGGTGCAGGTGGGTGGCCACCAGGTGCGCGTGGTGCGCACGTATGGCGAGGCCGCGCCCGGCGAACTCGTGGCGCTGGTGGGGTCGAGCGGCTTCGTGGAGATCGCCGTCCGCGACGGGCACGCGGCCGCCCGACTGCGCCTGTCGCGTGGGC